From Segatella copri, the proteins below share one genomic window:
- a CDS encoding MobC family plasmid mobilization relaxosome protein, which produces MTSIQKQDRKKGGRLPTGRIHKLSKSVTVKFSKPSYEALRLRARKANRKLAEYIRESALNGEVVSGHNAETVAIAKNLIGMANNLNQLTKLSHQRGFHETHVYVVDLLRRLKEILGEYRQASYKPKPSSMGRKEDTT; this is translated from the coding sequence ATGACAAGCATACAGAAACAGGACAGAAAAAAGGGTGGAAGACTGCCCACAGGCAGGATTCACAAGCTGTCGAAGTCTGTCACGGTGAAGTTCTCGAAGCCAAGCTACGAGGCTTTGAGACTGAGGGCGAGAAAAGCCAACCGCAAGTTGGCAGAGTACATCCGTGAGTCCGCCTTGAACGGCGAGGTGGTCAGCGGACACAACGCAGAGACGGTAGCCATCGCCAAGAACCTCATTGGCATGGCGAACAATCTCAACCAACTTACCAAGCTGTCGCATCAGAGAGGTTTCCATGAAACCCATGTATATGTGGTGGACTTGTTGAGAAGATTGAAAGAAATCCTTGGCGAGTATCGCCAAGCAAGTTATAAACCGAAGCCAAGCAGTATGGGCAGAAAGGAGGATACCACATGA
- a CDS encoding lipocalin family protein, with the protein MKKLFTLLVIALFACGFAACSSDDEEPEEPSLEVTPANLHGTWELAEWNGEPLAEGTYCYIVFNRKDQTFEMYQKFDSMYGRHITGSFAIKNDPYQGYIISGSYDNGKGDWNQSYLVTRLLASGSMIWTAKNDVTDICRYVRCKEVPAEILKECKDLTEE; encoded by the coding sequence TTGAAAAAACTCTTCACCCTCCTGGTGATTGCTTTGTTTGCCTGCGGCTTTGCAGCCTGCAGCAGCGATGATGAGGAACCGGAGGAGCCTTCTCTGGAAGTTACACCTGCCAATCTTCATGGCACATGGGAGTTGGCTGAGTGGAACGGTGAACCTCTTGCTGAGGGCACATACTGCTACATCGTTTTCAACCGCAAGGACCAGACTTTCGAGATGTATCAGAAGTTTGATAGTATGTATGGTCGCCATATCACCGGTTCGTTCGCTATCAAGAACGATCCATACCAGGGCTACATTATCAGCGGAAGCTATGATAACGGTAAGGGCGACTGGAACCAGAGTTATCTCGTAACCCGTCTCCTGGCATCGGGTTCCATGATATGGACCGCCAAGAACGATGTTACCGACATCTGCCGCTACGTGCGTTGCAAAGAGGTTCCTGCCGAGATACTCAAGGAATGTAAAGATCTCACTGAAGAATAA
- a CDS encoding hydroxymethylpyrimidine/phosphomethylpyrimidine kinase, with translation MILTITGSDSTGGSGVQADIRTISELGGYAVSAITSITVQNTLGIQEFFDIPAEIVSGQIEAIMNDMQPDIVKIGMIRRVETLNVVIDALTRYRPAHIIYAPAIWSSQGDALMTEDVVSQIKYRLLPLCSVVVARKKESDIILQNSKLLSLAEKQGLRIYRLDNANSHGLINRFSSALAVYLNQGKKMEEALAMAQDFINVELVRQSNLQGRSSELYNQFISQVNNFCRTYSDVHFYADQLNVSGRYLAQVTRRISGKTPKAIIDEYIVKEIERELSTTTHTVQEIANTFGFSSQAHLTKFFKKMRGVTPSAFRQKG, from the coding sequence ATGATATTAACGATTACAGGTTCAGACAGCACCGGAGGCTCTGGTGTGCAGGCGGACATCAGGACGATTTCCGAGTTGGGCGGTTATGCTGTTTCGGCAATAACCAGCATCACTGTGCAGAATACGCTCGGTATTCAGGAGTTCTTCGATATTCCTGCCGAGATTGTTTCGGGGCAGATTGAGGCTATCATGAACGATATGCAGCCTGATATTGTGAAGATTGGTATGATACGCAGGGTGGAAACGCTGAATGTGGTCATCGATGCGTTGACCAGGTACCGTCCTGCCCATATCATCTATGCCCCTGCCATCTGGTCGAGCCAGGGCGATGCGCTGATGACGGAAGATGTGGTGAGCCAGATCAAATACCGTCTGCTGCCGCTCTGTTCTGTCGTCGTGGCACGCAAGAAGGAGAGCGACATCATTCTTCAGAATTCCAAACTGCTGAGCCTTGCCGAGAAGCAGGGACTCCGGATCTATCGCCTCGACAATGCCAATTCGCATGGTCTCATCAACCGTTTCTCTTCAGCCCTTGCTGTCTATCTGAATCAGGGCAAGAAGATGGAGGAGGCGTTGGCGATGGCGCAGGATTTCATCAATGTAGAACTCGTGCGCCAGAGCAATCTGCAGGGCAGAAGTTCCGAGCTTTACAACCAGTTTATCTCGCAGGTGAATAACTTCTGCCGCACTTACAGCGATGTTCATTTCTATGCCGACCAGTTGAATGTGAGTGGCCGTTATCTGGCTCAGGTTACCCGTCGCATCTCCGGCAAGACGCCGAAGGCAATCATCGATGAATACATCGTGAAGGAGATAGAGCGCGAGCTTTCTACCACCACGCATACGGTTCAGGAGATAGCCAATACCTTCGGCTTCTCATCCCAGGCTCATCTCACCAAGTTCTTCAAGAAGATGAGAGGGGTAACGCCTTCTGCTTTCAGGCAGAAAGGATAA
- a CDS encoding DUF3408 domain-containing protein, whose protein sequence is MARTKDAVLAPGQKELMEKEYLDFVKPSTYGNKANPSSCNSLYDDVENPELRAIVEKVAATTPYREETTTNEAQSPPNPQKRISGKQRKATLEEYQQTFLQAPRIDDRKPVFVSSDVRDRLDRVVRILGGRRMSVSGIIENIVRHHLSLYEEDFEAWRKL, encoded by the coding sequence ATGGCAAGAACAAAAGATGCAGTCTTGGCTCCTGGGCAAAAGGAGCTGATGGAAAAAGAGTATTTGGATTTTGTTAAACCATCTACGTATGGCAACAAAGCCAATCCAAGTAGTTGTAATTCTCTCTATGATGATGTAGAGAACCCAGAGTTGAGAGCAATTGTAGAGAAAGTTGCTGCAACAACTCCCTATAGAGAGGAAACAACAACGAACGAGGCTCAATCGCCACCGAATCCGCAGAAACGCATCAGCGGCAAGCAGCGCAAGGCGACATTGGAGGAGTATCAGCAGACCTTCCTCCAGGCTCCAAGGATTGACGACCGCAAGCCAGTCTTCGTCAGTTCCGATGTACGAGACCGTCTTGACCGTGTCGTCCGCATCCTCGGAGGAAGGCGCATGAGCGTATCGGGCATCATCGAGAACATCGTGCGCCATCACCTAAGCCTTTATGAAGAGGACTTCGAGGCTTGGCGCAAATTGTGA
- a CDS encoding DUF1573 domain-containing protein: MKIFAFLSLFFLALPVTVNAQKELLKFEHPLIDAGTMTEDDAPRTFTFVGKNVSKKILHITQVRTTCGCTSSYVKGDVMKPGDTCQVQLTFTPNRYPGTINTGAYLYLKEVEGQPAVKLALTGKVLPGADQWARYPHKMGALRLKQAKASITEVKPGTEPEARILCGNSGDKPLRISSLLLPPYARLTTEPEVIEPGDEADLVITIIADKIPATMPESFTFPVILEGLDARPSDRTIQVVVKVKR; encoded by the coding sequence ATGAAGATATTTGCTTTCCTATCGCTTTTCTTCCTGGCTTTGCCTGTTACGGTGAATGCGCAGAAGGAACTGCTGAAGTTTGAGCATCCGCTTATCGATGCGGGTACGATGACCGAGGACGATGCGCCTCGCACCTTCACCTTCGTGGGTAAGAATGTGAGCAAGAAGATACTGCACATCACACAGGTGAGAACCACCTGTGGATGTACCAGTTCTTATGTCAAGGGCGATGTGATGAAGCCTGGCGATACCTGTCAGGTGCAGCTCACCTTCACGCCTAACCGCTATCCGGGCACCATCAATACGGGTGCTTATCTCTATCTGAAAGAGGTAGAGGGACAGCCTGCCGTTAAGCTTGCCTTAACGGGAAAGGTGCTGCCGGGTGCTGACCAGTGGGCACGCTATCCGCACAAGATGGGCGCACTCAGACTGAAACAGGCGAAGGCAAGTATCACAGAGGTAAAGCCGGGCACAGAGCCTGAGGCACGCATCCTTTGCGGAAACAGCGGCGACAAGCCGCTCCGTATATCCAGCCTCCTTCTTCCTCCTTATGCCCGTCTTACGACAGAGCCTGAGGTGATAGAACCGGGTGATGAGGCTGACCTCGTCATCACCATCATAGCCGATAAGATTCCGGCTACGATGCCCGAATCCTTCACCTTCCCTGTTATTCTGGAGGGCTTGGATGCCCGTCCGTCTGACAGAACGATACAGGTCGTTGTAAAGGTAAAAAGGTAA
- a CDS encoding site-specific integrase, with protein MSRSTFSILPYINRQKVKADGTANILCRITVDGKSAAISTGISCTPQEWNAKKGEVRNARDNGRLASFLAEVKDKYNSLLTANGIITVEMLKAVLKDKDTTGRFLLNFGDTIVEWYRTSKARQTFLHKRTWQKNLRAFVHSLEKDDIAFEDIDENFGEEYKLFLKRDQGRIDSYVNHCLLWLNMLMYKAVDRSIIRFNPIAKIGYEKKAAPKMTHISKADFIKMLSTPMADERTELARRCFIFASLTSLSYIDVKKLYPHHISENSEGRKFIRKEREKTGVEFFVPLHPIAEKILSLYNTTDDSKPVFPLGEKKDIYLDVHTLGMVLGISNKLGFHASRHTFGVLMLNEDIPIGSIARMMGHADITSTQVYAQVTEQKISNDMDKLIAKRERNKNPMA; from the coding sequence ATGAGCAGAAGTACATTTTCAATTTTGCCTTACATCAACAGACAGAAGGTGAAGGCAGACGGAACAGCCAACATACTTTGCCGCATCACCGTTGACGGCAAAAGTGCAGCCATTTCCACAGGCATATCCTGTACCCCACAGGAGTGGAACGCCAAGAAGGGAGAGGTACGGAACGCAAGGGACAACGGACGATTGGCAAGTTTCCTTGCTGAGGTCAAGGATAAATACAACTCACTTCTTACCGCCAATGGCATCATCACTGTGGAAATGCTGAAGGCTGTGTTGAAGGACAAGGACACGACAGGAAGGTTCTTGCTGAACTTTGGTGATACCATCGTGGAATGGTATCGAACCTCAAAAGCCAGACAAACCTTTCTGCACAAGCGAACATGGCAGAAAAACCTGAGAGCCTTTGTCCATTCGTTGGAGAAGGACGACATCGCCTTTGAGGACATAGACGAGAATTTCGGAGAGGAATACAAGCTATTCCTGAAACGAGACCAGGGACGTATCGACAGCTACGTGAACCATTGCCTTCTCTGGCTGAACATGTTGATGTACAAGGCAGTGGACAGGAGCATTATCCGCTTCAATCCCATAGCCAAGATAGGGTATGAGAAGAAGGCAGCCCCGAAGATGACCCATATCAGCAAGGCAGACTTCATCAAGATGCTCTCTACCCCGATGGCTGACGAGCGAACGGAGCTTGCACGCAGATGTTTCATTTTTGCCTCGCTCACCTCCTTATCCTATATAGATGTAAAGAAACTGTACCCTCACCATATCAGTGAGAACTCCGAGGGTAGGAAGTTCATCCGCAAGGAAAGAGAGAAGACAGGCGTGGAGTTCTTCGTGCCACTCCATCCGATAGCCGAGAAGATTCTTTCGCTCTACAATACCACGGACGACAGCAAGCCTGTTTTTCCACTGGGTGAGAAGAAAGACATCTATCTTGATGTGCATACCCTTGGAATGGTGCTTGGCATAAGTAATAAGTTGGGATTCCACGCCAGCCGCCATACATTCGGAGTCTTGATGCTCAACGAGGACATTCCCATCGGCAGCATAGCCAGGATGATGGGACACGCAGACATCACAAGCACACAGGTCTATGCGCAGGTGACGGAGCAGAAGATTTCAAATGACATGGATAAGCTTATTGCCAAGCGGGAAAGGAACAAAAATCCAATGGCATAG
- a CDS encoding phage integrase SAM-like domain-containing protein, which translates to MKIEKFKVLLYLKKSGMDKNGKAPIMGRITVNRTMAQFSCKLSCTPSLWNPRASRLEGKSKEAVETNKDIEQLLLSIQKAFDVLVEKRTDFEAKDVKEALQGSVKTQTTLLSFVDEHISELSTHEGIDMSKSSVWTYRKIRKNLAEFIGEKYRLTDLAFGQLTEPFISDFHHYLLDEKGFSSGTITIYVSLFKKMCRIAFERGLCKNLLFAHYRVGTPRVTTPKALSMSDFIKIRDAELPEDKPRLSVSRDLFLFACYAGTAFIDTVSITKANVKVLEDGDKWLVYNRKKTGTLARVKLLPEALELMAKYEDGARDTLFPLLSTNRVRIDLITICKLAETSKTYSYHSGRHSFASLITLEAGVPMETICKMLGHKDVKMTQRYARVTQKKLFEDMDKFIAATGKDFILAL; encoded by the coding sequence ATGAAAATCGAAAAATTCAAGGTGTTGCTCTACCTGAAAAAGAGCGGAATGGACAAGAATGGAAAAGCTCCCATCATGGGACGCATCACGGTGAACAGGACTATGGCGCAGTTCTCCTGCAAGTTGTCTTGCACTCCATCGCTTTGGAATCCTCGTGCCAGCCGATTGGAGGGCAAGAGCAAGGAAGCCGTGGAAACCAACAAGGACATCGAGCAGTTGTTGCTTTCCATCCAAAAGGCTTTCGATGTGCTTGTGGAAAAGAGAACGGACTTCGAGGCTAAGGATGTCAAGGAAGCTTTGCAGGGCAGCGTCAAGACACAGACCACCCTTCTCTCCTTCGTGGACGAGCATATCAGTGAACTCAGCACCCATGAGGGCATCGATATGTCGAAGAGCAGTGTCTGGACTTACAGAAAGATTCGCAAGAATCTCGCTGAGTTCATCGGGGAGAAGTATAGGTTGACTGATTTGGCTTTCGGACAGCTCACCGAGCCTTTCATCAGTGACTTTCACCATTACTTGCTTGACGAGAAAGGCTTTTCATCAGGAACCATCACCATCTATGTGTCGCTCTTCAAGAAGATGTGCCGCATTGCCTTTGAGCGAGGCTTGTGCAAGAACCTGCTGTTCGCCCATTATCGGGTTGGCACTCCAAGGGTTACGACACCCAAGGCTCTCAGCATGTCTGATTTCATAAAAATCCGTGATGCGGAACTACCCGAAGACAAGCCGAGACTATCCGTTAGCCGTGACCTGTTTCTTTTCGCCTGCTATGCAGGAACAGCCTTCATAGACACCGTTTCCATCACGAAAGCCAATGTCAAGGTGTTGGAGGATGGCGACAAATGGCTCGTCTATAACCGCAAGAAGACCGGAACACTTGCCAGGGTGAAACTCCTGCCCGAGGCGTTGGAGCTGATGGCGAAATACGAGGACGGGGCAAGAGATACCCTTTTTCCATTGCTGAGCACGAATCGTGTTCGTATCGATCTCATCACCATCTGCAAGTTGGCGGAAACGAGCAAGACCTATTCCTACCATTCGGGACGACACTCGTTCGCCAGCCTCATTACGCTGGAGGCTGGTGTGCCGATGGAGACCATCTGCAAGATGCTCGGTCACAAGGATGTGAAGATGACGCAGCGGTATGCGAGAGTAACCCAGAAGAAGCTGTTTGAGGACATGGACAAGTTCATCGCTGCAACCGGGAAGGACTTTATTCTCGCATTATGA
- the pdxS gene encoding pyridoxal 5'-phosphate synthase lyase subunit PdxS — translation MAENRQELNRNLAQMLKGGVIMDVTTPEQAKIAEAAGACAVMALERIPADIRAAGGVSRMSDPKMIKGIQEAVSIPVMAKCRIGHFAEAQILQAIEIDYIDESEVLSPADNVYHIDKTQFDVPFVCGAKNLGEALRRIAEGATMIRTKGEPGTGDVVQAVTHMRMMQSEIRRLVSMSEDELYEAAKQLQAPYDLVKYVHENGKLPVVNFAAGGVATPADAALMMQLGAEGVFVGSGIFKSGNPAKRAQAIVKAVTNYNDPKMLAELSEDLGEAMVGINEQEIALLMAERGK, via the coding sequence ATGGCAGAAAATAGACAAGAATTGAACCGCAACTTGGCTCAGATGCTCAAGGGTGGTGTGATTATGGACGTAACAACTCCAGAACAGGCAAAAATCGCAGAGGCAGCAGGTGCATGCGCAGTAATGGCTCTGGAACGTATTCCAGCTGATATCCGTGCAGCAGGTGGTGTTTCACGTATGAGCGACCCTAAGATGATCAAGGGTATCCAGGAGGCTGTTTCTATCCCTGTAATGGCTAAGTGCCGCATCGGTCACTTCGCTGAGGCTCAGATTCTTCAGGCTATCGAAATCGACTATATCGACGAGAGCGAGGTGCTCTCTCCAGCTGATAATGTTTATCACATCGACAAGACTCAGTTCGACGTGCCATTCGTTTGTGGTGCCAAGAACCTGGGCGAGGCACTCCGCCGTATTGCTGAGGGTGCTACGATGATCCGTACCAAGGGTGAGCCAGGAACAGGTGATGTGGTTCAGGCTGTTACCCACATGCGTATGATGCAGAGCGAAATCCGCCGCCTGGTTTCTATGAGCGAGGATGAACTTTACGAGGCAGCCAAGCAGTTGCAGGCTCCTTACGACCTGGTGAAGTATGTTCACGAGAACGGCAAGTTGCCAGTGGTTAACTTCGCTGCCGGTGGTGTGGCTACTCCAGCTGATGCTGCCCTGATGATGCAGCTCGGTGCCGAGGGTGTATTCGTAGGCTCTGGTATCTTCAAGAGCGGTAACCCTGCTAAGCGTGCACAGGCTATCGTGAAGGCTGTTACCAACTACAACGACCCTAAGATGTTGGCTGAGTTGAGCGAGGACCTCGGCGAGGCAATGGTAGGTATCAATGAGCAGGAGATTGCTTTGCTCATGGCTGAAAGAGGTAAATAA
- the pdxT gene encoding pyridoxal 5'-phosphate synthase glutaminase subunit PdxT, which yields MRIAVLALQGAFAEHRQKLAQLGVDSFEVRQLKDWDQPKDGLIIPGGESTTQAKLLNELGLMEPVKEAIAAGLPVYGTCAGLILLAKKIEGEPSQRIASMDITALRNAYGRQLGSFYIEAPMKGIEGNIPMTFIRAPYIKEVWGDAEVLAEVDGKIVAARQGNQLVTAFHPELNESLEIHKYFLGMCSK from the coding sequence ATGAGAATAGCAGTATTAGCTTTACAAGGCGCTTTTGCTGAGCACAGACAGAAGTTGGCTCAGTTGGGCGTGGATAGTTTCGAGGTTCGCCAGTTGAAGGATTGGGACCAGCCTAAGGATGGCTTGATTATTCCGGGCGGTGAGAGTACCACTCAGGCGAAACTCTTGAATGAACTGGGATTGATGGAGCCTGTGAAGGAGGCGATTGCTGCCGGCTTGCCAGTTTATGGTACCTGTGCCGGTTTGATTCTTCTTGCCAAGAAGATTGAGGGCGAGCCTAGTCAGCGTATAGCTTCCATGGACATCACGGCTTTGAGAAATGCCTACGGTCGCCAGTTGGGCAGTTTCTACATCGAGGCTCCGATGAAGGGCATCGAGGGCAATATCCCAATGACTTTCATCCGTGCTCCTTATATTAAAGAGGTGTGGGGAGATGCTGAGGTTTTGGCTGAGGTAGATGGCAAGATTGTGGCAGCCCGCCAGGGTAACCAGCTGGTTACTGCCTTCCATCCTGAACTGAACGAAAGTCTGGAGATTCATAAGTATTTTCTGGGGATGTGCAGCAAGTAG
- a CDS encoding C10 family peptidase: protein MKKYLVLILLAVIVSSCQDEILNDSNPVIENVNVNLSMDEAMSIANDNPTNLSEDEILAMVNDFSSSLGSKTRSAANPRMSIVGSYRIGGIISSKTTRGTTTDSIPVYEVCLQSGEKSGYALVSADSRSAGVLAYIENGNFEKKDSTGACLMLKLAEASTVSEINKIERLKVELREKTLKKVASCLGKSTVTYEEIKDLIEVNGVKSHETTSRSTAYDKPLSQIISLMPQNGGAVLKTEWGQNNPYNLLLPKSYNAKYHTETNYPMGCAITAGVQTLAAIAPSMTIDGTVIDWAFVTKKPKLNYNSYFGGDYEEAMMISKVVKHMYEGTNTTPNIDEDFKYGPYDDPNIPCVKSSTTSVSNLLNYLKKYVSCGTYYNKYAPDPLLNTINANRQMPCVAIMGGTHTANEQAEKGSHAWVIDGYAICTKTSREILRNNDLYFHANMGWDGTDNGFYKVNADASTDFETTLGTYNINFWEITEIHKK, encoded by the coding sequence ATGAAAAAGTATTTAGTTTTAATATTATTGGCAGTGATTGTATCATCGTGCCAAGATGAAATTCTTAATGACAGTAATCCTGTTATTGAGAACGTGAATGTTAATTTGTCTATGGATGAGGCAATGAGTATAGCAAATGATAATCCTACAAATTTATCAGAGGATGAGATTCTGGCAATGGTAAATGATTTTTCCTCTTCGTTGGGCTCAAAAACAAGAAGTGCTGCCAATCCAAGAATGTCTATTGTGGGCTCATATCGCATTGGCGGAATTATATCAAGCAAGACAACAAGAGGGACTACGACTGATAGTATTCCTGTTTATGAGGTGTGTTTACAGTCTGGAGAAAAGAGTGGGTATGCTTTAGTTTCTGCCGACTCTCGAAGTGCTGGTGTTTTGGCATATATAGAAAATGGTAATTTTGAGAAAAAAGATAGTACTGGGGCATGTTTGATGTTAAAATTGGCAGAAGCTTCAACTGTTTCAGAGATAAATAAAATAGAAAGGCTCAAAGTTGAGTTACGAGAGAAAACCTTGAAGAAAGTGGCTTCTTGTTTGGGTAAATCTACAGTAACATATGAAGAAATAAAAGATTTGATTGAGGTTAATGGTGTAAAAAGCCATGAAACAACTTCCCGTTCTACAGCTTATGACAAACCTTTGAGCCAGATTATATCGTTAATGCCTCAAAATGGTGGAGCTGTTTTAAAGACCGAGTGGGGCCAAAACAATCCTTATAACTTGTTGTTGCCTAAATCTTATAATGCAAAGTATCATACGGAAACAAATTACCCTATGGGGTGTGCTATTACAGCAGGAGTTCAAACTTTAGCAGCTATCGCTCCGAGCATGACGATTGATGGAACAGTCATAGACTGGGCATTTGTTACTAAAAAACCGAAATTGAACTATAATTCGTATTTTGGCGGAGATTATGAGGAGGCTATGATGATTTCCAAAGTAGTTAAGCATATGTATGAAGGAACAAATACAACACCAAATATTGATGAGGATTTTAAGTATGGGCCTTATGATGATCCGAATATACCTTGTGTAAAAAGTAGTACAACTTCAGTTTCTAATTTATTGAATTATTTAAAGAAGTATGTTTCTTGTGGCACTTATTATAATAAATATGCCCCAGATCCACTGTTAAATACGATAAATGCAAACCGCCAGATGCCTTGCGTTGCAATAATGGGTGGAACACATACTGCAAATGAACAGGCTGAAAAAGGTTCTCATGCTTGGGTTATAGATGGATATGCAATTTGCACTAAGACAAGCAGAGAAATTTTACGAAATAACGATTTGTACTTTCATGCTAATATGGGATGGGATGGAACTGACAATGGCTTTTATAAGGTAAATGCAGATGCTTCGACTGATTTTGAGACAACATTAGGCACTTATAATATAAATTTTTGGGAAATAACAGAAATTCATAAGAAATAA